In Bradyrhizobium sp. 1(2017), one DNA window encodes the following:
- a CDS encoding heparinase II/III family protein produces the protein MNRFARNMLARASGGSVAVSRVWPSRTDRLIIAPHDLRTADATRAAEIYAGRFVFAGKIVNCHGRSIFDLEPPSEDWEVALLGFGWLRHLRAADTALTRANARALVEDWISNPANKRRPVARRADVLSRRVISLLSQAPLVLNDTDNKFYRRYLRALAREIRFLRYTMLDIPDGVPKLQVLIALCYAALCLANQARHIRSTSKKLSDELQRQILPDGGHISRNPGALIDLLIDLLPLRQTFAARNIAPPPALLNAIDRMMPMLRFFRHGDGNFALFNGMSATPSDLLATLLAYDDTHGAPMANMPHTGFQRLDAGQTTVIIDTGPPPPAGISHDAHAGCLSFELSSGISRIVTNCGMPTTGRDNWRPFARSTAAHSTLTYHDTSSCQFVEMSAMKRLLHGAPVTSGPVEVESYREVVQNGTLLTTSHDGYLSKFGAIHRRVLMIANDGARIDGEDTLSPPQGGRFKGADADFALRFHLHPAVKASRLSDARGVMLVLPNRDVWTFEALDDKVDLEDSVFLAGNDGPRRTAQIVIRQDARQAPSIRWSFVRSTASPTVTNARRNARREPELPL, from the coding sequence ATGAACCGCTTCGCGCGGAACATGCTCGCGCGCGCGAGCGGCGGGTCCGTGGCGGTGTCGCGGGTCTGGCCCAGCCGCACCGACCGGCTGATCATCGCGCCGCATGACCTGCGCACCGCGGACGCGACCCGCGCCGCCGAGATCTATGCCGGCCGCTTCGTCTTTGCCGGCAAGATCGTCAATTGCCACGGCCGCTCGATCTTCGATCTCGAACCGCCGTCGGAGGATTGGGAGGTCGCGCTGCTCGGCTTCGGCTGGCTGCGGCACTTGCGCGCCGCCGACACTGCGCTGACGCGGGCGAATGCGCGTGCGCTGGTCGAGGATTGGATCTCGAACCCCGCCAACAAGCGCCGTCCGGTCGCGCGGCGCGCGGACGTGCTGTCACGGCGAGTGATCTCGCTGTTGTCGCAGGCGCCCTTGGTGCTCAACGACACCGACAACAAGTTCTATCGCCGTTACCTGCGCGCGCTGGCACGCGAGATCCGCTTCCTGCGCTACACCATGCTCGACATTCCCGACGGGGTGCCGAAGCTGCAGGTGCTGATCGCGCTGTGCTACGCGGCGCTATGCCTCGCCAACCAGGCGCGCCACATCCGCAGCACCTCGAAGAAGCTCTCGGACGAATTGCAGCGGCAGATCCTTCCCGACGGCGGACACATCTCCCGCAACCCCGGCGCCCTGATCGATCTGCTGATCGACCTGTTGCCGCTGCGGCAGACCTTTGCCGCGCGCAACATTGCGCCGCCGCCGGCGCTGCTGAACGCGATCGACCGCATGATGCCGATGCTGCGCTTCTTCCGCCACGGCGACGGCAATTTCGCGCTGTTCAACGGCATGAGCGCGACGCCGTCCGACCTGCTCGCGACGCTGCTCGCCTATGACGACACCCATGGCGCGCCGATGGCGAACATGCCGCATACCGGCTTCCAGCGCCTCGATGCCGGCCAGACCACGGTGATCATCGACACCGGCCCGCCACCGCCGGCGGGCATCAGCCACGACGCCCATGCCGGCTGCCTGTCGTTCGAGCTGTCCTCCGGCATCAGCCGCATCGTCACCAATTGCGGCATGCCGACCACCGGCCGCGACAATTGGCGGCCGTTCGCGCGCAGCACCGCGGCACATTCGACGCTGACCTATCACGACACGTCGTCATGCCAGTTCGTGGAGATGTCGGCGATGAAGCGCCTGTTGCACGGGGCGCCCGTCACCAGCGGCCCGGTCGAGGTCGAGAGTTATCGCGAGGTCGTGCAGAACGGCACGCTGCTGACGACCTCGCATGACGGGTACCTCTCGAAATTCGGCGCGATCCATCGCCGCGTGCTGATGATCGCCAATGACGGCGCGCGCATCGACGGCGAGGACACGCTGTCGCCGCCGCAGGGCGGGCGCTTCAAGGGCGCGGATGCCGATTTCGCGCTGCGCTTCCATCTGCATCCGGCGGTGAAGGCGAGCCGGCTGTCGGATGCCCGCGGCGTCATGCTGGTGCTGCCGAACCGCGACGTATGGACCTTCGAAGCCTTGGACGACAAGGTCGATCTCGAGGACAGCGTGTTTCTGGCCGGCAATGACGGGCCGCGCCGCACCGCTCAGATCGTGATCCGTCAGGATGCGCGGCAGGCACCCTCGATCCGCTGGAGTTTTGTGCGGTCCACCGCCTCGCCGACGGTCACCAATGCCCGAAGAAACGCGCGGCGGGAGCCGGAACTGCCGCTGTAG
- a CDS encoding RsmB/NOP family class I SAM-dependent RNA methyltransferase, translating into MPSQRFAPPSEVPGLAARRIAADIVDGVLHKHRTLDDQLDGGGAHPGLKTLADRDRALMRRLVATVLRRLGTLGHVLSRLLDKGIPSDAPRAQSALLIGAAQILWMDVPDHAAVDLSVRLVQSDRRAARYAGLVNAVLRRCAREGKALVEEVATQSLDLPPWLLARWSAHYGEATARDMALALGHEPSLDLTVKSDAAQWASRLHGETLPTGTVRMLLHGSVIMLPGFAEGQWWVQDAAAALPARLFGDIKGKSIADLCAAPGGKTAQLALSGAHVTAIDRSPARVARLRENLGRLSLQAETVVADAVEWAGPAEAFDGILIDAPCTSTGTIRRHPDVAWLRQESDIAALTALQQRLLKKSVSLLKPGGTLVYCTCSLEPEEGEHAIAALLAAEPALRRVPIEASEVAGLDQILNPDGDLRTLPCHLPNADPKLGGLDGFYAARLVKS; encoded by the coding sequence ATGCCATCTCAACGTTTCGCTCCTCCATCCGAAGTGCCAGGTCTTGCGGCGCGGCGGATCGCCGCCGACATCGTCGACGGTGTGCTGCACAAGCACCGCACGCTCGACGATCAACTCGACGGCGGCGGTGCCCATCCCGGATTGAAGACGCTGGCCGACCGAGACCGTGCGCTGATGCGCCGCCTAGTCGCCACCGTGCTGCGCCGGCTCGGCACGCTCGGCCATGTGCTGTCCCGCCTGCTCGACAAGGGCATTCCTTCCGACGCGCCGCGCGCGCAGAGCGCGCTTCTGATCGGCGCCGCGCAGATTCTCTGGATGGACGTGCCCGATCACGCCGCCGTCGATCTCTCCGTTCGCCTTGTGCAATCCGACCGGCGCGCCGCGCGCTATGCCGGCCTCGTCAATGCCGTGCTGCGCCGCTGCGCGCGCGAAGGCAAGGCCCTGGTCGAGGAAGTTGCCACGCAATCGCTTGACCTGCCGCCGTGGCTGCTCGCGCGCTGGAGCGCGCATTATGGCGAGGCGACCGCAAGAGACATGGCGCTCGCGCTCGGCCACGAACCGTCGCTCGACCTGACCGTGAAATCGGACGCCGCGCAATGGGCAAGCCGCCTGCATGGCGAGACGCTGCCGACCGGAACGGTGCGGATGCTGCTGCACGGCTCGGTGATCATGCTGCCGGGTTTCGCCGAGGGACAATGGTGGGTGCAGGACGCGGCCGCCGCGCTGCCCGCGCGGCTGTTCGGCGACATCAAGGGCAAGTCCATCGCCGATCTCTGTGCCGCCCCCGGCGGCAAGACTGCGCAGCTGGCGCTATCAGGCGCCCATGTCACGGCCATCGACCGCTCGCCCGCCCGGGTGGCGCGATTGCGCGAAAATCTGGGCAGGTTGTCGCTGCAAGCCGAGACTGTCGTCGCTGACGCCGTGGAATGGGCCGGCCCAGCCGAAGCCTTCGACGGTATCTTGATCGATGCGCCCTGTACCTCGACCGGCACGATCCGCCGTCATCCCGACGTGGCATGGCTCCGGCAGGAATCCGATATCGCCGCCCTCACCGCGCTCCAGCAGCGGCTGCTGAAAAAATCCGTATCGCTGCTCAAGCCGGGCGGGACGCTGGTCTACTGCACCTGTTCGCTGGAACCCGAAGAGGGCGAGCACGCCATTGCCGCGCTTCTGGCCGCAGAGCCCGCGCTTCGCCGCGTCCCGATCGAGGCGTCGGAGGTCGCGGGCCTCGACCAGATCCTCAACCCAGACGGCGATCTGCGCACCTTGCCCTGCCATCTGCCGAACGCCGATCCCAAGCTCGGCGGGCTCGACGGTTTCTACGCCGCCCGGCTCGTTAAATCCTGA
- a CDS encoding DUF1674 domain-containing protein, producing MSDKPSVPDRKPLSPAAQRALAEAEARRQSAAAHAEVTPKELQGPKGPEPTRYGDWERKGIASDF from the coding sequence ATGAGTGACAAGCCCTCCGTTCCCGATCGCAAGCCGCTATCGCCAGCGGCCCAGCGCGCACTGGCCGAAGCCGAAGCGCGCCGGCAGTCCGCGGCCGCGCATGCTGAAGTGACGCCCAAGGAGCTACAGGGACCGAAGGGACCGGAGCCAACCCGTTACGGCGATTGGGAGCGCAAGGGCATTGCTTCGGACTTTTGA
- a CDS encoding thermonuclease family protein, with protein sequence MSRFDPGHPYRPSYSGSPFGRRFSGLLPWMFVVGVVTAVVLGFRHGTIWPIPHMDSEQSRDAAIILQQSGNPDVRQAVEVVRTIDGDTFLARMHQRDGRDLVARVRLRGIDAPELKASCQDELNKAEAAAAALHNLLGQGDVTISNLGPDKYGRVLADVATRRTASVSATLLAGGYVRSYNGGHRDGWCARGWRFW encoded by the coding sequence ATGTCCCGCTTCGATCCCGGCCACCCATACCGGCCTTCATACAGCGGCTCGCCGTTCGGCCGCCGCTTCTCCGGACTCTTGCCGTGGATGTTCGTGGTCGGCGTTGTGACGGCCGTCGTACTCGGCTTTCGCCACGGAACGATCTGGCCCATTCCGCATATGGATAGCGAACAATCGCGAGATGCCGCGATCATCCTGCAGCAGTCCGGCAATCCTGATGTCAGGCAAGCGGTCGAGGTCGTCCGCACCATCGACGGTGACACTTTTCTCGCGCGCATGCATCAGCGCGACGGGCGCGATCTCGTCGCGCGCGTCCGTCTGCGCGGCATCGATGCGCCTGAACTGAAAGCATCCTGCCAGGATGAGCTGAACAAGGCCGAGGCCGCGGCGGCGGCGCTGCACAATCTGCTCGGCCAGGGCGATGTGACGATTTCCAATCTCGGGCCCGACAAATACGGGCGCGTTCTCGCCGATGTCGCAACCCGGCGGACCGCCAGCGTCTCAGCCACGCTGCTCGCGGGCGGTTACGTGCGCAGCTACAATGGTGGCCATCGCGACGGCTGGTGCGCGCGCGGCTGGCGCTTCTGGTGA
- a CDS encoding L,D-transpeptidase: protein MSMRIAVALAATIGAGFLMSTAAEARPELVGAHLADYSPGTIVVRTSERRLYLILDNGHAVRYPVGVGKSGKQWAGTTKIDGKYLNPAWAPPAEVKRDKPNIPDMIPGGSPRNPMGVAAMTLAGGEYAIHGTNVPGSVGGFVSYGCIRMLNDDITDLYGRVSVGTTVVVTR from the coding sequence ATGTCGATGAGGATCGCGGTGGCGCTGGCTGCCACCATCGGGGCTGGGTTCTTGATGTCGACTGCCGCCGAGGCGCGGCCGGAACTGGTGGGTGCACACCTGGCCGATTATTCGCCGGGCACCATCGTCGTCAGGACCAGCGAGCGGCGGCTCTATCTGATCCTCGATAACGGCCATGCCGTGCGTTATCCGGTCGGCGTCGGCAAGTCCGGCAAGCAATGGGCCGGCACGACGAAGATCGACGGCAAATATCTCAACCCGGCATGGGCGCCGCCCGCCGAGGTGAAGCGCGACAAGCCGAACATTCCCGACATGATTCCGGGCGGCTCGCCGCGCAACCCGATGGGCGTTGCGGCCATGACGCTGGCTGGCGGCGAATATGCGATCCACGGCACCAACGTGCCGGGCTCGGTCGGCGGCTTCGTCTCCTATGGCTGCATCCGCATGCTCAACGACGACATCACCGATCTCTACGGCCGCGTCTCCGTGGGCACGACGGTGGTCGTGACGCGCTGA
- the acs gene encoding acetate--CoA ligase gives MSEKIYDVPADWAKRAWVDQTKYKDMYARSISDPNGFWAEQAKRIDWMHAPTKIENVSFAPGNISIKWFEDGILNVAWNCIDRHLSKRANQTAIIWEGDDPSQSKHITYKELHDEVCRMANILRTRNVKKGDRVTIYLPMIPEAAYAMLACARIGAIHSVVFAGFSPDSLAQRINDCQSKVIITADEGLRGGKKVPLKANVDAALTKADGVDWVVVVKRTGGTVEMNPSRDLWYHDAAKMVTTECPVEHMHAEDPLFILYTSGSTGQPKGVLHTSGGYLVFASMTHQYVFDYHDGDIYWCTADVGWVTGHSYILYGPLANGATTLMFEGVPNYPDNSRFWNVIDKHKVNIFYTAPTAIRALMQSGDDPVKKTSRASLRLLGSVGEPINPEAWEWYHRVVGDGRCPIVDTWWQTETGGILITPLPGATKLKPGSATQPFFGVVPEIVDADGKVLDGETSGNLCLTRSWPGQMRTVYGDHARFEQTYFSTYKGKYFTGDGCRRDADGYYWITGRVDDVINVSGHRMGTAEVESALVAHEKVSEAAVVGFPHDIKGQGIYAYVTLMAGVQPSDDLRKELVTWVRKEIGPIASPDQIQFAPGLPKTRSGKIMRRILRKIAEDEPGSLGDTSTLADPAVVDDLVKNRQNKKPA, from the coding sequence ATGTCCGAGAAGATCTACGACGTACCCGCAGATTGGGCGAAGCGCGCCTGGGTCGACCAGACCAAGTACAAGGACATGTACGCTCGCTCGATCTCGGACCCGAACGGTTTCTGGGCGGAGCAGGCCAAGCGCATCGACTGGATGCACGCGCCGACGAAGATCGAGAACGTCTCCTTTGCGCCCGGCAATATCTCGATCAAATGGTTCGAGGACGGCATCCTCAACGTCGCCTGGAACTGCATCGACCGGCATCTCTCCAAGCGCGCCAACCAGACCGCGATCATCTGGGAGGGCGACGATCCCTCGCAATCGAAGCACATCACCTACAAGGAGCTGCACGACGAGGTCTGCCGGATGGCCAACATCCTGCGCACCCGCAACGTCAAGAAGGGCGACCGAGTCACCATCTACCTGCCGATGATTCCGGAAGCGGCCTATGCGATGCTGGCCTGCGCGCGGATCGGCGCGATCCACTCGGTGGTGTTCGCGGGCTTCTCGCCCGACAGCCTCGCCCAGCGCATCAACGACTGCCAGTCCAAGGTGATCATCACCGCCGACGAAGGCCTGCGCGGCGGCAAGAAGGTGCCGCTGAAAGCCAATGTCGACGCGGCGCTCACCAAGGCCGACGGCGTCGACTGGGTCGTCGTGGTCAAGCGCACCGGCGGCACGGTCGAGATGAATCCCTCGCGCGACCTCTGGTATCACGACGCCGCCAAGATGGTGACGACCGAATGCCCCGTCGAGCACATGCACGCCGAGGATCCGCTGTTCATCCTCTACACTTCGGGCTCGACCGGCCAGCCCAAAGGCGTGCTGCACACCTCCGGCGGCTATCTCGTGTTCGCCTCGATGACGCATCAATACGTGTTCGACTATCACGACGGCGACATCTACTGGTGCACCGCCGACGTCGGCTGGGTCACCGGCCACAGCTACATCCTGTACGGACCGCTGGCGAACGGCGCGACCACGCTGATGTTCGAAGGCGTGCCGAATTACCCCGATAATTCCAGGTTCTGGAACGTCATCGACAAGCACAAGGTCAATATCTTCTACACCGCGCCGACTGCGATCCGCGCGCTGATGCAGTCGGGCGACGATCCCGTGAAGAAGACCTCGCGCGCCTCGCTCCGCCTGCTCGGCTCGGTCGGCGAGCCCATCAATCCGGAGGCCTGGGAGTGGTATCACCGCGTCGTCGGCGACGGCCGCTGCCCGATCGTCGATACCTGGTGGCAGACCGAGACCGGCGGCATCCTGATCACGCCGCTGCCGGGCGCGACCAAGCTCAAGCCGGGCTCGGCGACGCAGCCGTTCTTCGGCGTGGTGCCTGAGATCGTCGATGCCGACGGCAAGGTGCTGGACGGCGAAACGTCAGGCAATCTCTGCCTGACCCGTTCATGGCCGGGCCAGATGCGCACGGTCTATGGCGACCATGCCCGCTTCGAGCAGACCTATTTCTCGACCTACAAGGGCAAATACTTCACCGGCGACGGCTGCCGACGCGACGCCGACGGCTATTACTGGATCACCGGCCGTGTCGACGACGTCATCAACGTCTCCGGCCATCGCATGGGCACCGCAGAGGTCGAGAGCGCGCTGGTCGCCCATGAGAAGGTGTCGGAGGCCGCGGTGGTCGGCTTCCCGCATGACATCAAGGGCCAGGGCATCTACGCCTATGTCACCCTGATGGCCGGCGTGCAGCCGAGCGACGACCTGCGCAAGGAGCTCGTCACCTGGGTGCGCAAGGAGATCGGTCCGATCGCCTCGCCCGACCAGATCCAGTTCGCGCCGGGTCTGCCCAAGACCCGCTCAGGCAAGATCATGCGCCGCATCCTGCGCAAGATCGCCGAGGACGAGCCGGGCAGCCTGGGCGACACCTCGACCCTGGCCGATCCCGCCGTGGTCGACGACCTCGTCAAGAACCGGCAGAACAAGAAGCCGGCATAA
- a CDS encoding DNA topoisomerase IB, with amino-acid sequence MMDQQNLGTMRPASADPAAVALAKALGQWPKPTGFRRPSPKKTFDTAPATVEALARELGLRLGDQNELTIRRIKRGKGYSFVRPNGAHIRDARTIRRLHAMAVPPAYREVRYSADPSSHLQAVGRDAAGRLQYRYHADWEKVREHRKAHRLEKLVGALPKIRRKVSAFLSGDEPTREFALSAVIELIARTAIRPGNESYARLNGTRGATTLLKSNVTLEDDCFVLTFKAKGGKAVRKECDAAKLVRAIGILQSIPGKRMFQYRDAYGIVRAVNTTQVNAFLREIAGIKISLKDFRTLMASAVVVESLSRITPASSQRGRKKQVLDAIRAAADKLSNTPAICRRSYVHDTIVTAFEEGILERFAATMKGQRSQARREQLLAQVVATAAV; translated from the coding sequence ATGATGGATCAGCAGAATCTCGGGACGATGCGGCCCGCTTCAGCCGATCCTGCAGCCGTCGCCCTCGCCAAAGCCCTGGGACAATGGCCGAAACCGACCGGTTTCAGGCGCCCCAGCCCCAAAAAGACCTTTGACACGGCGCCGGCGACCGTGGAGGCGCTTGCCAGGGAACTCGGCCTGCGGCTCGGCGACCAGAACGAGCTGACCATCCGGCGCATCAAGCGCGGCAAGGGCTATTCCTTCGTTCGCCCCAACGGCGCCCATATCCGCGACGCCCGCACCATCCGCCGGCTGCACGCCATGGCGGTGCCGCCGGCCTATCGCGAGGTGCGCTATTCCGCCGATCCGAGCTCGCATCTGCAGGCCGTGGGACGCGATGCCGCGGGGCGGCTGCAGTACCGCTACCACGCCGATTGGGAGAAGGTCCGCGAGCATCGCAAGGCGCATCGCCTGGAGAAGCTCGTCGGCGCGCTGCCAAAGATCCGGCGCAAGGTCTCGGCGTTCCTGTCGGGCGACGAGCCGACGCGTGAATTCGCCCTCTCGGCCGTCATCGAGCTGATCGCCCGCACCGCGATCCGCCCCGGCAACGAATCCTATGCCCGCCTCAACGGCACGCGCGGCGCCACCACGCTGCTCAAGTCCAACGTCACGCTGGAAGACGATTGCTTCGTGCTGACCTTCAAGGCGAAGGGCGGCAAGGCCGTGCGGAAAGAGTGCGACGCCGCCAAGCTGGTGCGCGCCATCGGCATCCTGCAGAGCATCCCGGGCAAGCGCATGTTCCAGTATCGCGACGCCTACGGCATCGTGCGCGCGGTCAACACCACGCAGGTCAATGCGTTCTTGCGCGAGATCGCCGGCATCAAGATCTCGCTGAAGGATTTCCGCACGCTGATGGCGTCCGCCGTCGTCGTGGAATCGCTGTCGCGGATCACGCCGGCGAGCAGCCAGCGCGGCCGCAAGAAGCAGGTGCTGGACGCGATCCGTGCCGCCGCAGACAAGCTCTCCAACACGCCGGCGATCTGCCGCAGGAGCTACGTCCACGACACCATCGTCACCGCCTTCGAGGAGGGCATCCTCGAACGCTTCGCCGCGACCATGAAAGGCCAGCGCTCGCAGGCGAGGCGCGAGCAGCTTCTGGCGCAAGTGGTGGCGACCGCGGCGGTTTGA
- a CDS encoding SRPBCC family protein, producing MTEPFIVRRETQIAAPRATVFAYLTDPEKILSWMGSEATTEPHPGGLYLLKGIGPRGRGARGAFREVVPVHRLAYTFGWEGGQEVPPGSSLIEIDLIEHDGGTLLRMTHSGLPTEEQAAAHAKGWAHYLERLTTAAAGVDPGPDRGVSG from the coding sequence ATGACCGAACCGTTCATAGTGCGACGCGAGACCCAGATTGCCGCCCCGCGCGCGACTGTTTTCGCCTATCTGACCGACCCCGAGAAGATCTTGAGCTGGATGGGTTCCGAGGCGACCACGGAGCCGCATCCCGGCGGGCTTTATCTGCTCAAAGGCATCGGCCCGCGCGGCCGTGGCGCCCGCGGCGCCTTCCGCGAGGTCGTGCCGGTGCATCGTCTGGCCTACACGTTCGGCTGGGAGGGCGGCCAGGAGGTGCCGCCCGGCTCGAGCCTGATCGAGATCGACCTGATCGAGCACGACGGCGGCACGTTGCTGCGGATGACTCATAGCGGCCTGCCGACGGAAGAGCAGGCCGCTGCGCATGCCAAGGGCTGGGCGCATTATCTGGAACGGCTCACCACGGCAGCTGCGGGCGTCGACCCCGGTCCGGACCGGGGCGTTTCAGGATAG
- a CDS encoding adenylate/guanylate cyclase domain-containing protein has product MQLSPTLAWLVDAASDSSGADRLLAELGAHLVADGVPLAAGALTLEVPHPLIAKRTWLWRADSGRVIEALGFAPGGLAPDPPNDAGRRWLRDIAGGVVHEDIAGRPDGPLLGWIGPRPFAADEIEQLRQAARFAATPLAVLAGRATLRATLDAYLGKRSAERVLAAPLRRDLGETIQAALLYADLRNFTLLSETNPPADVIAALDAWFDRIAGAVHAFGGEVLKFIGDGVLAIFPVIEASPRRACDAALRAAGAAEAGMAYLNRERRAQGLPLLGFGAALHLGEMLWGNIGAANRLDFTAIGPAVNLASRLEGLCKPLGRTVLVSGALAAETDTPLIALGSHPLRGIAAPCEVFALPETEARIS; this is encoded by the coding sequence ATGCAGCTCTCCCCGACGCTCGCCTGGCTTGTCGACGCCGCCTCGGACAGTTCTGGGGCGGACCGCCTGCTTGCGGAACTCGGCGCACATCTGGTGGCTGACGGCGTGCCGCTTGCGGCGGGCGCCCTGACGCTGGAAGTGCCGCATCCGTTGATCGCGAAGCGGACCTGGTTGTGGCGCGCCGACAGCGGCCGGGTGATCGAAGCGCTCGGCTTTGCGCCGGGTGGCCTCGCGCCCGATCCGCCCAACGATGCGGGCCGTCGTTGGTTGCGCGACATCGCGGGCGGTGTGGTGCATGAGGACATCGCCGGACGGCCCGATGGGCCGTTGCTCGGCTGGATCGGGCCGCGTCCGTTCGCGGCCGACGAGATCGAGCAGTTGCGCCAGGCGGCGCGTTTTGCCGCAACGCCGCTCGCGGTGCTCGCCGGGCGCGCCACGTTGCGGGCGACGCTGGACGCCTATCTCGGCAAGCGCAGTGCGGAGCGGGTGCTCGCGGCACCCTTGCGGCGCGATCTCGGCGAGACCATTCAGGCGGCGCTGCTCTACGCCGATTTGCGCAACTTCACGCTTCTGTCTGAAACCAATCCGCCGGCCGATGTCATCGCGGCGCTCGATGCCTGGTTCGATCGCATCGCCGGCGCCGTTCACGCCTTCGGCGGCGAGGTGCTGAAGTTCATCGGCGACGGTGTGCTGGCGATCTTTCCCGTGATCGAAGCATCACCCCGCCGCGCCTGCGACGCAGCTCTGCGCGCGGCGGGCGCGGCCGAAGCCGGTATGGCGTATCTCAACCGCGAGCGGCGCGCCCAGGGGTTGCCGCTGCTCGGCTTCGGTGCCGCCCTTCATCTCGGCGAGATGCTCTGGGGCAATATCGGCGCAGCCAACCGGCTCGATTTCACGGCGATCGGTCCCGCCGTCAATCTCGCCAGCCGGCTCGAAGGGTTATGCAAGCCGTTGGGGCGGACCGTGCTCGTGTCGGGCGCGCTCGCCGCGGAGACGGATACGCCCCTCATCGCGCTCGGCTCGCATCCGCTGCGCGGCATCGCCGCGCCTTGCGAGGTGTTCGCACTGCCGGAGACGGAAGCTCGGATATCGTAG
- a CDS encoding EVE domain-containing protein has product MNYWLVKSEPSVWSWDQQVAKGAKGEAWTGVRNYTARQNLVAMKKGDKAFFYHSNEGKEIVGIAEIIKEAYPDPTDKTAKFVCVDIKADKPLKTPVTMAAIKAETKLADMALVKYSRLSVQPVTAEEWKLVCKMGGM; this is encoded by the coding sequence ATGAACTACTGGCTGGTGAAATCCGAACCGTCGGTGTGGTCCTGGGACCAGCAGGTCGCGAAGGGCGCCAAGGGCGAGGCCTGGACCGGCGTGCGCAATTACACCGCGCGCCAGAATCTCGTCGCCATGAAGAAGGGCGACAAGGCGTTCTTCTATCATTCCAACGAGGGCAAGGAGATCGTCGGCATCGCCGAGATCATCAAGGAAGCCTATCCCGACCCGACCGACAAGACCGCAAAATTCGTCTGCGTCGACATCAAAGCCGACAAGCCCCTGAAGACGCCGGTGACGATGGCCGCGATCAAGGCCGAGACGAAGCTCGCAGACATGGCGCTGGTGAAATATTCGCGCCTGTCAGTGCAGCCGGTGACAGCGGAGGAGTGGAAGCTGGTCTGCAAGATGGGCGGGATGTAG